The following is a genomic window from Hymenobacter gelipurpurascens.
TATAGGTGAGGGAAGCTTCGGGGGCGAGAAAAAGAGTCATTGAACTGAATTATGACAACCTATGCTTTGCTAAGTGCAATTTATGTGGTTGCCAACATGCTGATTTGCGGTGTCTTACGAAAAAGGCAGCATGTAATGTTGCCTATATTCGAAAAGAAATTTTTCGCTCAGGTGGCTTCCTGCTCAGCTTAGACTATGAGGAGTGGGTAAGGTTTAGTCAGTTAGCTTCACCAGATAGGTGCGGGGTGTTGCGTACCTTTGCTGCATTTTAGCAGCCTATGTGGAGAAACCTCGCCCTGTTTGTCATTAAGAACCGCCGCTTGCTTATTGGGCTGCTGGCGGTCATTACGGTATTTATGGCGTGGGAAGCCCGCAAGGTGCAGATGACCTACGACTTCGCTCAGGTGGTGTCGCCCGACGACCCCGACATGGTGTACTTCCAGAAGTTCAAGCGGACTTTCGGCGAAGATGGCAACGTGCTGGTGCTAGGCATGCAGGACAGCTCCGTGTATAAGCTCGGCAATTTCAACGAGTTGCGCACCCTCACCGATACGCTCAGCAAGGTGGAAGGCGTGAATGGGGTGCTGGGCGTCACGCGCCTGCCGCGTTTGGTGAAGGATACCGCCTCTCAGACATTCCGGGCCGAGCCCATCTTCCGAAATTTCCCCAGTACGCAGCAAGAACTCGACTCTCTGATGCGGGTAGTAAATGCCCAGGAGTTCTACAAAGGCCAGCTGATTTCGCCCACTACGGGAGCCACCCTGCTGGCCCTTACCATGGATCCTAAGTACCTGAACTCCAGCCGGCGCGAAGCCGTGATGCAGGAGATTCTAGGCCACGCCGAGCACTTCCAGAAGAAGACCGGCATCAAGATGCACTACGCCGGTCTGCCCTATGTGCGGGCCACCATGACCACCAAAGTAGCCTCTGAAATGAAGCTCTTTGTAGGCCTCACCATCGTGATGATGGCCGTAACGCTGCTCATGTTCTTCCGAACGTGGTCGGCGGTGGTGTTCCCGCTGCTCATTGTCATGATCGTCGTGACGTGGTGCATCGGAAGCATGGTGCTGCTGGGCTACAAAATCAACCTGCTCACGGGCCTGATTCCTAGCATTATCATCGTAATTGGCATCCCGAACTGCACCTACCTACTCAGCCGATACCACTACGACTACCGTAAATCGGGTAACCAGGTGCTGGCTATGGCGCGGGTAGTGCGCAAGATTGGCTTGGTTACGCTGATGAATAACACCACCACGGCCATCGGTTTTGTGGTGTTCTGCTTTACCAACATTGCCATTCTGTACCAGTTCGGGCTGGTGGCTACCCTCAATATTTTCGTGGCGTTTGCGGTGTCGTTCATCCTGATGCCCATCATCTTCACGATTCTGCCTCCGCCCACGCCCAAGCAACTGGAGCACCTCGAAGCCAAGCCCCTGACCAAGCTGCTAGAGTTCTTCGATTACTTGGTGCTGGAGCGCCGCACTACCGTTTATCTGACGGCATTGGTGCTTATCATCCTGGCCTCCTTCGGGGTTACGAAGGTGAAATCGGTGTCGTATATGGTCGATGATCTTCCCAAAGATTCGTCGGTTAACTCCGATTTGAAGTTCTTCGAGCAGCACTTCAACGGTGTGATGCCGCTGGAAATGGTAGTAGATACCGGCAAGCCCAAAGGCCTGCTGAAACTCAAGAATCTGGAGCGCATTGACCGCCTAGAGAACTTCCTGCGCACCCAGCCGGTACTTACCACGCCAGTGAGCGTAGTTACGTTCCTGAAAGCCTCCACCCAGGCGTTCTACAACGGCGCTCCTGAGTATTACCGCCTCCCCGATAACTCCGAGAAGAACTACATCTTCAGCTATTTAGCCCACTCGCAGTCCACGAAGGGCAATGAGGGCCAGCTCACGAGCAAGCTGCTGCGCTCCTTCACGGATAGCACCATGCAGCGCGCCCGTATCTCCCTGAAGATTGCCGATGTAGGCTCGCATAACCTCGATACGCTCATCAACAACCGCATCAAGCCCGAAATCAACAAGATTTTCAACGGTACGGGCATTGATGTGAAGTTGACGGGCACGACCATTATCTTCACCAAAGGCAACGAATACCTCATCGGCACGCTCAAGGAAAGCCTGGTAATTGCCTTTGTGCTAGTGGGCCTAGTGGTCCTGATTTTGTTCCGCAGCATCCGGGCGGTATTCTTCACCCTGCTGCCCAACTTCTTCACGCTGCTGCTCACGGGCGGTATTATGGGCTACTTCGGCATTCCGCTGAAGCCCAGTACGGCCCTGATTTTCAGTATTGCCCTGGGTATTGATGGCGACAATTCCATTCACCTGCTGGCCAAGTTTCGGCAGGAAATGGCCGCCAACGGCCGCCGCGTGAAAGCCGCCATCAGTACCACGCTTTCGGAGGCGGGTACCAGCATGATTTACACCAGCATTGTGCTCTTTTTGGGCTTCTCGGTGTTTGCCTTCTCGGAGTTTGGCGGCACGAAGGCCCTAGGCCTATTGATGTCGGCCAGCTTGCTGATAACCAACTTCTCCAACCTGATTCTGCTGCCCTGCTTGCTCGTTACCTTTGAGCACGGCAAGGACGAAGATGTCATCGACCAGTCCAGTATTCGTCATTACGATGATAACTACCACGAGGAGGATGACGACCTGGAACTGAACCTGAACCGCATTCAGGTACAGCCCAAGCTGAACGGGTAACCCATTAAAATAGAACGTCATCCTGACGAAGGAAGGATCTTATCACGCTAGAACAACCTGCGGTAGAACTGTTCTAGGCCAGTCGTTTCGGCGTGAGAAGATCCTTCCTTCGTCAGGATGACGGTAGAATTTGCTTAGCTCCCCTTGATCATATGAACTACCCCGAATACAAGCAGCCGCTCAACTATGGCCAGGTCGGCACCGATATCCTGGCGTGGTGGAAGCAGAACGGCATCTTTGAGAAGAGCGTGAGCACCCGCGAGGGGCAGCCTACGTTCGTGTTTTATGAAGGTCCGCCTTCGGCCAACGGCGCCCCCGGCATTCACCACGTGATGGCCCGGACGGTGAAGGATATCTTCTGCCGCTACCAGACCTTGCTGGGCAAGCAAGTGCACCGCAAAGGCGGCTGGGACACGCACGGCCTGCCCATTGAGCTGCAGGTAGAAAAGGAGCTAGGCATCACAAAGGAGGATATCGGCAAAAAAATCAGCATTGAGGAGTACAACCAGCGCTGCCGCGAAACCGTGATGCGCTTCAAAGCCCAGTGGGACGACCTCACTGAGAAAATGGGCTATTGGGTTGACCTCGACGACCCTTATATCACCTTCGAGCCCGAGTACATCGAGAGCTGCTGGGCCCTGCTCAAGAAGCTCTACGACAAGGGCTTGCTCTACAAAGGCTACACCATTCAGCCTTACTCGCCAGCCGCCGGAACTGGCCTAAGCTCGCACGAGCTAAACCAGCCCGGTACCTACCGCGATGTAAAGGACACGACCATCGTGGCCCAGTTCAAGGTAATGCGCAACGAGAAATCGGAGGTGCTGTTCAGCAATGTCAAGATAGACGAGGTGCCGCTGGCGGCCTTGTATGGCGATAGTGCGTCGGAGCCGGATGTGTACATCCTGGCCTGGACGACTACGCCCTGGACGTTGCCGGCCAACACTGGCCTAGCCGTTGGTAAAAACATCCCGTACGTGCTGGTGAGCACCTTCAACCCCTACACCTACGCCCCCGTTCGGGTGGTGCTGGCGGAGGCGTTGGTAGGAAAGTACTTCTCGGAGAAAGGCAAAAACGCTTCGTTTGAAGACTTCAAGCCCGGCGACAAAGTACTGCCCTGGCGCATCGAGAATACTTTTAAAGGCTCCGACCTAGTAGGCATCAATTACGAGCGCCTGTTCGGTCAGGATAAAGGCTTTCCGGCTTTCGAGGGTGAGGAGCGCGCATTCCGTGTGATTCCTGGCGACTTCGTGACCACCGAGGATGGTACCGGCATCGTGCACATCTCGCCCACATTTGGCGCCGACGACTTCCGGGCCGCTCAGCAGGCTGATGTGCCCGCGCTGATGGTAGCCGACGATGAGGGCAAGCTAGGCCCCATCGTGGACCGTACTGGCCGCTACGTGCAGCAAATGGGCGAATTTGGGGGCCGTTGGGTGAAAAACTATGATGGCCACGACCAGAGCGGTGCCGACTACAAAACCCTTGACGAGAGCATTGCCATCCGCATGAAAGGCGACGGCACGGCCTTCAAAGTGGAGAAGTACGAGCACACCTACCCGCACTGCTGGCGCACCGATAAGCCTGTGCTCTACTACCCCCTGGACTCTTGGTTTATCAAGACCACGGCGGTGAAAGACCGGCTCATCGAACTCAACAAAACCATCAACTGGCAGCCCGCCAGCACTGGCACCGGCCGCTTTGGCAACTGGCTCGAAAACCTGGTAGACTGGAACCTGAGCCGCTCGCGCTACTGGGGCACGCCCCTACCCATCTGGCGCACCCAGGATGGCACGGAGGAAATCTGCATTGGCTCTGTAGAGCAGCTAAAGCAGGAGATTGACAAGGCTGTAGCGGCTGAAGTCATGACCCATAACCTCTACGCCAACGGGGAGAAAATGGACTTGCACCGCCCCTACGTGGACGATATCTTCCTAGTATCGCCCTCCGGCCTGCCCATGTACCGCGAAACCGACCTCATTGACGTGTGGTTTGATAGCGGCGCCATGCCCTACGCCCAGTGGCACTACCCGCTGGAGAACAAGGAGAAGTTCGAGAAGAACTTCCCGGCTGATTTCATTGCTGAAGGCGTAGATCAGACCCGCGGCTGGTTCTTTACCCTGCACGCCCTGGCTGTAATGCTGGAGGACTCCGTGGCCTACAAGAACGTGATGGCCAATGGCTTGGTGCTGGACAAAAACGGCAACAAGATGAGCAAGCGCCTCGGCAACGCCGTGGATCCGTTTGCTACCATCAGCCAGTTTGGCCCCGACGCTACACGCTGGTACATGATTGCCAACGCCCAGCCCTGGGACAACCTCAAGTTTGACCTCGCCGGCATTACGGAGGTGCAGCGCCGCTTCTTCGGCACCCTGTTCAATACCTACTCGTTCTACGCCCTCTACGCTAACCTCGACGGCTTCCAGGCTCGCGAGTTTGACCGTGTGCCGTACACGGAGCTAAGCGAGCTGGACCGCTGGATTCTAAGCAAGCTGCAGTCGCTGATTGTGGAAGTGCGCGGCTACTACGATGGCTACGACCCCACGAAAGCTGCTCGCGCCATCCAGGATTTCGTGACTGATCAGCTCTCCAACTGGCACGTGCGCCTCTCGCGCCGCCGTTTCTGGAAAGGCGAGCTTAGCACTGATAAGCGCGCCGCTTACGAAACCCTGCAGGAATGCTTGGTGGTGGTTTCGCAGCTCATGGCTCCTATTGCGCCCTTCTTCGCAGAATGGCTGTACAAGAACATGACCGACGGCATGCGCGAGGAAGCGGTGGCTAAAAACACGCCGCTGGCCCCTGAATCGGTGCACCTCACACTGTTGGTGCAGGCCGATGAAACCCGCATCGATAAGGCTCTGGAGGAGCGGATGGAGCTAGCCCAGCGCATCTCCTCGCTCACGCACTCCCTGCGGAAGAAGTCGGTGCTGAAGGTGCGCCAGCCCCTGCAGCGCATTCTGGTGCCGGTGTTCAACGAGAGCACGCGCGAGCAAGTAGGCAAGGTAGAAGACCTAATCTGCGCCGAGGTGAACGTGAAGCACGTGGAGTTCCTCGACGATACCAGCGGCGTGTTGGTGAAGTCGGTGAAGCCTAACTTCAAGCGCCTAGGTCAGCAGTACGGTGCCAAACTGAAGGCCGTAGGTGCCCGCATTCAGCAGATGACGCCGGAGGAAATCAGCACGCTCGAAAAGACTGGTCAACTGGCTGTAGAAGTAGATGGCGAAGCCCTTACGCTGGCTCCCGACGACGTGGAAATCCGTACCCAAGACCTGCCCGGCTGGCTCGTTGCAACTGACGGCCCCCTGACAGTAGCCCTCGACGTGACCCTGACCGACGAGCTACGCCAGGAAGGCGTGGCCCGCGAGTTGGTGAACCGCCTCCAGAACCTGCGCAAAGACAGCGGCCTGGAAGTGCAGGACAAAATCCGCGTGACGCTAGGCCACCAGCCCGATCTACAAGCCGCCGTGCAGTCCTTCGGCGACTACATCCGCGAAGAAGTGCAGGCCCTAGCCCTGAATTTCGCCCCGGACCTGAACGGTGGTTCTGTCTTGGAGTTCGACGAGTACACCGTGCCCGTGCAGTTGGAAGTAGCCAACAGCTAGTGGCCTAGGACACTCGTAAAACTCAAAAAGGCCGCGCATCAACTGATGCGCGGCCATTTTTGTGATTTGATTAGAACGTCATTCCGATGGACCGTCATTCCGAGCGCAGTCGAGGAATCTCGCGTGCTGACGTCCGAATTACTACTGCAACATCAGCACGCGAGATTCCTCGACTGCGCTCGGAATGACGGTCTAGTTTTAGCCTAATCTTACTTCACCTCACCATCAGCTCCTCCCGTTTCTCCTCTTTTAGTTTCTCTGAGAGCACGCGGTACACGTACCGGCCTGGCACCAGGTGAATAGCCAGAACGTCGTCAGAAGGCCGCAATTCGTGGGTGTAAACGGGCGAGATATCCTCGCGCACGGCCAGCTCCGACTGTAGGTATAGCTGGAGCATCCGGCGGCCGGTGGTGGCGGTGGGCTTGAAGGGGCGTACATCCAGGGAAACCGGCTGGGCATTGGTAGCATCGGAATAGGGCAGGGGCAACTGAGCCAGATCGAGATTATTGCGCACTACCAGGTCGTTTTCGGGATAGGGAGAGAGGCGTTTACCCTTGCGCAGTTGGTACACTACTTGGGCCGTGCCGATGGGTACTGCCGCTAGGCCACTCCGCGCCTCGTTGCTCATGCGCGCTTGATTAACGCTCAGGATGCGCCAGCCTGTGAGGTCGATGAGTTGCTGGGCCATCCACTTTTTATCGACCTGACTGGGCATAACCAAACGGTTGATGTGGGCTCCGCCGCCGTACACGAACACCTTGGCGGCCGGGTCGTGGCGCACTGCGTTGTACAGGTTGGTAGCTTCACCTAACTCCCGTTCCTTCTGGTCGCGGGTAGCTTCGTAGGCCACCAGGGTAAAGCCCATCCGACGGGCCGTGCGGATCATGTTGGCGTACGTGGCCTCGCGTGTATAGAAACCGGCTTTCAGGGGCAGCGGGTTGAGAGTGTTGGCGGCCGTGTCTTCCAGCGTTTCCAGGGCCAGATACCGGAAGCCTTGCTGATATAGCCCTGGCAGCAAGGCGGCGGCCAGCGCCCGGTGGCGGCCAAACGTGTGCGATTCATTCAGCATCACCACCTGCACGCCGGCTGTTTTCCGCAGGATTTCTGGTACCGCGTCCACGCTCACCAGCGTATCGGTGGGGGCGGAGTTGGGGCGGTGGGTGGTATCCGTGGGGGAGATGGGCGCCGGAATTCGCACATTGTTCCAGCCCTGCTGCTGGAAATATTCCACCGAATCGGTGTTGCCGGCCATGGCGTGATACTGCTGCAGCATCTGCCAGAGCATGCCATCAATACTGGGGTCATTGCCCGCGCTGGGAGCGTGTCGGCTCTGGGCCAGTGCCGACAGCGGGGCCAGATAATCCCCGTTGGGCCGACTCAGAAAGGCATCATTCGCCAGCCTTACCGGCGACACCACCCGCGGCCAGCGCCCCTGCTGCACCGAAGGAAACGTGAACGTCACGAACTCCGCGTCCATCTCATAGCTGCGGTCTTTTATGGAAGTATCGGCGCGCGAGCTGGCTTCATCTGTGGCAATGAGGTACAGCCAGCCCTGGTTATCGGGCAAGGGCGCGGCGTATTCCATCAGTAAATCCGCGCCGACAGTGCCGGTGTGCTGGAACCGTCCCGTGCCGTTTTCCTGAAAACCCAGAGCGCGCCAGTTGGGGTTTCCGGTTATCCGCAGGCTGCGCAGACGGTACGTAGGCGTGAGGTTAGTTTGGCCGGTAAACAGCACCGCTGACTGCCGCCGCGACAGGCCTAGCTGCTTTAGCCGCGCCTTTGTCACGTCGTCGGGTTTATTTTTGGGGTGCAGTTCCAGGTCGTAGTCACCGTTGAGCAGCAGGCTGGTGTTGAGCTGGCGGTTATAAAACGTGGTAGTCATGGTGTGCTGCAACTCGTTGCTGCGAGTGAGCGGATGCGGCGTGGCGCAGGCTCCTAGGCCTATAGTCAGCGCAACCAAGGATGCCCTGAGCGGCAGATGCGAAAGCGGATTCTGGCTGATTAACATAGCTATAGCAGATGAAATGATATAATGCTGGAATGTATAACTAAAAATTTAGTTTAGTATTGCTTCAACTGATATTCTCATCTCACTACTCTCCAGAAGACGTTCCTTTTCAAAGCCAGTAGCGGCTGGTTTGGCCTTCTGCTTTAGGCGGAATCTGGCCCGTCAAAATCCTGCGGAAACTGCATGCGGTGGCGCGCCCGGAAAAACATTTGTTTGGAGTAAGTTTGTCGTTGAGAGAGCGTTTGGCATAACGCCGCACAAATCCTCGAAAAACGGGTTTAAATCGGCACAAAAGCCACCTCAGAACATATACCAACGGCGCAGAGGCTGTGGTGGGGCGCCACGCAGCGGAGTCAAAAATTCTGCGTCACTTTGTGCTTATGAAGTATTGGAAGTATTACCTGGTGGCCTTGCTGGTCATCCTCATTGATCAGCTCTCGAAGTGGGCGGTGCACACCTACATGGACCGTTTCGACGAGATTCATCTCATCGGCGACTGGTTTAAGCTGCATTACACCCTAAATCCTGGCATGGCTTTCGGGGTAGAACTGCCGCCTCCCTACGGTAAAATTCTCCTTACCAGCTTTCGATTGGTGGCCGTAACGGGCATCGCCTATTACATCTACAAGCTCTGGCAGCGCCACGCCCCGAAAGGCCTTATCACCTGCGTTTCCTTGATTCTGGGCGGTGCCATCGGTAACCTGATCGACTCCATTTTCTACGGCATCATCTACGATAATGCCCCCATCACGGCGCCCACGCCCTGGTTTCACGGGCAGGTGATTGACATGCTCTATGTGGATATCTACGAAGGCATCTTGCCCGCTTCCTGGCCCCTGGTAGGTGGCTCCCACCTCTCGCTGTGGCCCATTTTCAACATTGCCGACTCCGCCATCTTCGTAGGCGTGGCCCTCATTTTGATCTTCCAGAACCGCTTTTTTGCGCACCACGAAGATGATGCCCACCCCGTAGCCGCCGACGATACCGCCGCAGCCCAAGCCCACCACGACGCGGAAGCCTCAGAAGTGGCCTAGGGAAGCCTAAAAGCAACAAAAAAGGCCCGCTGGAATGATTCCAGCGGGCCTTTTTACGTCATGTAATGGCCTACAATGGCCAACTGTAGACCAAAAAAAAGTCATGCTGAGCTTGCCGAAGCATCTCTACCGCTTTGTTTCTCACCGGAACCGCGTCATCCTGACGCAGGAAGGATCTTATCACGTGTGAACGGGCTTGTAGGCCAGTCGTTCACACGTGATAAGATCCTTCCTGCGTCAGGATGACGTGCAAGGGTGGAAATTACTAATCCAATATCAGCACGCATATGCTTCTGTCCGTGGCTTGATGCGCCACCTGCTCAGCATGACGAGCGGCTAATGTGTCGTTCTAGGCCACTGTTTTACCACAGGTTATGCACCAGCGGCTTAATGCGTTGCTCGTAGATGCTGCGTACGGCGTCCATTTGCTCACCTGATAGCGCGGGTATCTCTGCGGCGTTGAGGTTTGACTCCAGCTGACTGGGCTTGGAAGCGCCGGGAATTACGCAGCTTACTTCGTCAAACATCAGTACCCAGCGTAGGGCAATAGGAGCGAGATTGGGCTGACCAGGGAACACCTTTTTCAGCTCTTCCACGGCCGCTAAGCCAGTCTCGTAGTCGACGCCTGCGAAGGTTTCGCCTTTGTCGAAGGCCGCGCCGTCGCGGTTGAACTGGCGGTGGTCGTCGGGGGAGAATGTGGTTTGGGGCGAGAACTTGCCGGTGAGCAGACCACTGGCCAGCGGCACGCGCACAATCAGGCCTACCTCGTGGCGCTTGGCCTCACTAAACAGCAGCTCTGTGGGCCGCTGCCGGAACATGTTGAAGATAAGCTGAATGGTGGTGACGTTGGAAAACGTGAGGGCTTTGAGGCCTTCTTCCACCTTCTCCACGCTCACGCCCAGGTTCAGGATCTTGCCTTCCTCCTTGAGTCGGTCGAATACCTCGAAGATTTCGGGGCGGTAGTACACCTCCGTGGGTGGGCAGTGCAGTTGAATCAGGTCCAGGGTTTCCAGCTGCATGTTGCGCAGGCTGGCCTCCACAAACTTGCGGATTGCCTCGGGCTGATAGGCCTCATTCACGTGAGGCTGCAGCTGCCGGCCGCACTTGGTGGCCACGTACACGCGCTCGGAGCGGTTGCGCACGAGGCGGCCCACGGCCTTTTCGCTCTGCCCGTCGCCGTACACGTCGGCGGTGTCAATGAAGTTGATGCCGCTATCCACGGCTTTGTTGAGGATGGCGTCGGCAGTTTCGTGGCTGAATGGGTCGCCCCATTTGCCACCTACCTGCCAAGTGCCCAAGCTAATTTCGGAAACCTCGAAGCCGGTTTTGCCCAGTTTGCGGTACTGCATATGTGTTGGTTGGGTTGAGTTTTAGGTTGTCATTCCGAGAGCCGCGAGGAATCTGGAGAGTGGCCTAGAGGTTGTTTAGGCCCCTACAAACCGTCATGCTGAGCGCAGTCGAAGCATCTCTACCGCTTCGTTGCTATTCTAGGCCAATGTTGAGTTAGCCAGAGGTAGAGATGCTTCGACTGCGCTCAGCATGACGTTTCTTTCAACTTTCTAAGCAGCTTTTGAGCTTCTAGGCCTGTTCCCAGATTCCTCACTTCGTTCGGAATGACATACGGTAGACTTGCGCCGCAAGCTACTGCCCGCCTGCCTATCTTTACTTTTTTCCGCCTCGTCTCCCGTCGCCGTGTCCCAGCCCATTCTTTCTGTTCGTAACCTGACCATCGACTTCTCCAGCCACCGCGGCGACACGCGGGCGGTGGAGAACATTTCGTTTGATCTGCGGCGGGGCGAGACGCTGGCCATTGTGGGCGAGTCGGGCTCGGGCAAGTCCGTGACGTCGTTGGCGCTGATGGGACTGATTCCGCTGCCGCCCGGTCGCATCACGTCCGGCGAGGCGCGGTTTCAGTCGGAGGCACTCGGGGAGGTGGACCTACTGAAGCTCTCCGAGGAGCAGCTGCAGCGCGTGCGCGGCAACGACATCGGGATGATCTTCCAGGAGCCCATGACCTCCCTGAACCCGGTGTACACCTGCGGCAGCCAGGTGGTGGAAGCCTTGCGCCTTCACACCACGCTTAGCGCGAAGGAAGCCGAGGCCCGCACCGTAGAGCTGTTCCGGATGGCTCAGCTGCCGCGCCCCGAAAAGATCTTCAGCAGCTACCCCCACGAAATCAGCGGCGGCCAGAAGCAGCGCGTGATGATTGCCATGGCCATGGCCTGCAACCCCGCCATCCTCATTGCCGACGAGCCCACCACGGCCCTCGACGTGACGGTGCAAGCCCGCATGCTCCACCTCATCGACGACCTGCGCCGCCAGCACAATACCGCCGTCATCTTCATCACCCACGACCTGGGCGTGGTAGCCGAAATTGCCGACCGCATCATGGTGATGTACCGCGGCCGGGTAGTGGAGCAGGGCCCCGTGCTCGACATCTTCACCAACCCCCAGCACCCCTACACGAAGGGTTTGCTAGCCTGCCGTCCAAAATTATCAGTTGGCAAAAAAAGATTGCCCGTAGTAGCCGATTTCATGCGTGAAACGGCCGATGGAGGCTTTATTGCTACTGAAACTGCCCCTGCGCAACTGCTTGCTAATGAAATTGGTGAACAAGGTGGCCTGGCCTCTCACAACAATAGTGAAACCACCAAAACGTTCCCCGTGGAACATCCTGTTTCACGCCCTGGAGCCCCGCATTTTGGCCTAGAAACGGCTCCCGGCCTAGAATCTGGCCAGCCTCTGCTGGAAACGCCAAGCGTAGGAGTTGATGCCGTATCCGAGATTGACGTGCCAACTACAGTAGCCTCGGAGCCGGCAGTGGCCTACGAAGCTGCGGAAGCTCCAACAGTGCCCGTTGCCGGCGCT
Proteins encoded in this region:
- a CDS encoding lipoprotein signal peptidase, coding for MKYWKYYLVALLVILIDQLSKWAVHTYMDRFDEIHLIGDWFKLHYTLNPGMAFGVELPPPYGKILLTSFRLVAVTGIAYYIYKLWQRHAPKGLITCVSLILGGAIGNLIDSIFYGIIYDNAPITAPTPWFHGQVIDMLYVDIYEGILPASWPLVGGSHLSLWPIFNIADSAIFVGVALILIFQNRFFAHHEDDAHPVAADDTAAAQAHHDAEASEVA
- the ileS gene encoding isoleucine--tRNA ligase; this translates as MNYPEYKQPLNYGQVGTDILAWWKQNGIFEKSVSTREGQPTFVFYEGPPSANGAPGIHHVMARTVKDIFCRYQTLLGKQVHRKGGWDTHGLPIELQVEKELGITKEDIGKKISIEEYNQRCRETVMRFKAQWDDLTEKMGYWVDLDDPYITFEPEYIESCWALLKKLYDKGLLYKGYTIQPYSPAAGTGLSSHELNQPGTYRDVKDTTIVAQFKVMRNEKSEVLFSNVKIDEVPLAALYGDSASEPDVYILAWTTTPWTLPANTGLAVGKNIPYVLVSTFNPYTYAPVRVVLAEALVGKYFSEKGKNASFEDFKPGDKVLPWRIENTFKGSDLVGINYERLFGQDKGFPAFEGEERAFRVIPGDFVTTEDGTGIVHISPTFGADDFRAAQQADVPALMVADDEGKLGPIVDRTGRYVQQMGEFGGRWVKNYDGHDQSGADYKTLDESIAIRMKGDGTAFKVEKYEHTYPHCWRTDKPVLYYPLDSWFIKTTAVKDRLIELNKTINWQPASTGTGRFGNWLENLVDWNLSRSRYWGTPLPIWRTQDGTEEICIGSVEQLKQEIDKAVAAEVMTHNLYANGEKMDLHRPYVDDIFLVSPSGLPMYRETDLIDVWFDSGAMPYAQWHYPLENKEKFEKNFPADFIAEGVDQTRGWFFTLHALAVMLEDSVAYKNVMANGLVLDKNGNKMSKRLGNAVDPFATISQFGPDATRWYMIANAQPWDNLKFDLAGITEVQRRFFGTLFNTYSFYALYANLDGFQAREFDRVPYTELSELDRWILSKLQSLIVEVRGYYDGYDPTKAARAIQDFVTDQLSNWHVRLSRRRFWKGELSTDKRAAYETLQECLVVVSQLMAPIAPFFAEWLYKNMTDGMREEAVAKNTPLAPESVHLTLLVQADETRIDKALEERMELAQRISSLTHSLRKKSVLKVRQPLQRILVPVFNESTREQVGKVEDLICAEVNVKHVEFLDDTSGVLVKSVKPNFKRLGQQYGAKLKAVGARIQQMTPEEISTLEKTGQLAVEVDGEALTLAPDDVEIRTQDLPGWLVATDGPLTVALDVTLTDELRQEGVARELVNRLQNLRKDSGLEVQDKIRVTLGHQPDLQAAVQSFGDYIREEVQALALNFAPDLNGGSVLEFDEYTVPVQLEVANS
- a CDS encoding efflux RND transporter permease subunit — its product is MWRNLALFVIKNRRLLIGLLAVITVFMAWEARKVQMTYDFAQVVSPDDPDMVYFQKFKRTFGEDGNVLVLGMQDSSVYKLGNFNELRTLTDTLSKVEGVNGVLGVTRLPRLVKDTASQTFRAEPIFRNFPSTQQELDSLMRVVNAQEFYKGQLISPTTGATLLALTMDPKYLNSSRREAVMQEILGHAEHFQKKTGIKMHYAGLPYVRATMTTKVASEMKLFVGLTIVMMAVTLLMFFRTWSAVVFPLLIVMIVVTWCIGSMVLLGYKINLLTGLIPSIIIVIGIPNCTYLLSRYHYDYRKSGNQVLAMARVVRKIGLVTLMNNTTTAIGFVVFCFTNIAILYQFGLVATLNIFVAFAVSFILMPIIFTILPPPTPKQLEHLEAKPLTKLLEFFDYLVLERRTTVYLTALVLIILASFGVTKVKSVSYMVDDLPKDSSVNSDLKFFEQHFNGVMPLEMVVDTGKPKGLLKLKNLERIDRLENFLRTQPVLTTPVSVVTFLKASTQAFYNGAPEYYRLPDNSEKNYIFSYLAHSQSTKGNEGQLTSKLLRSFTDSTMQRARISLKIADVGSHNLDTLINNRIKPEINKIFNGTGIDVKLTGTTIIFTKGNEYLIGTLKESLVIAFVLVGLVVLILFRSIRAVFFTLLPNFFTLLLTGGIMGYFGIPLKPSTALIFSIALGIDGDNSIHLLAKFRQEMAANGRRVKAAISTTLSEAGTSMIYTSIVLFLGFSVFAFSEFGGTKALGLLMSASLLITNFSNLILLPCLLVTFEHGKDEDVIDQSSIRHYDDNYHEEDDDLELNLNRIQVQPKLNG
- a CDS encoding ABC transporter ATP-binding protein, with amino-acid sequence MSQPILSVRNLTIDFSSHRGDTRAVENISFDLRRGETLAIVGESGSGKSVTSLALMGLIPLPPGRITSGEARFQSEALGEVDLLKLSEEQLQRVRGNDIGMIFQEPMTSLNPVYTCGSQVVEALRLHTTLSAKEAEARTVELFRMAQLPRPEKIFSSYPHEISGGQKQRVMIAMAMACNPAILIADEPTTALDVTVQARMLHLIDDLRRQHNTAVIFITHDLGVVAEIADRIMVMYRGRVVEQGPVLDIFTNPQHPYTKGLLACRPKLSVGKKRLPVVADFMRETADGGFIATETAPAQLLANEIGEQGGLASHNNSETTKTFPVEHPVSRPGAPHFGLETAPGLESGQPLLETPSVGVDAVSEIDVPTTVASEPAVAYEAAEAPTVPVAGARPLLEVRDLNVHFPIRKGFFNRTTEFVRAVDGVSFDIYPGETVGLVGESGCGKTTLGRTLLRLVEPTSGSILFEGVDLAKLPAGELRRRRREFQMIFQDPYAALNPMLTVGEAIQEPMQVHGVGGTRQQQKARVMELLRTVGLKEEHYLRYPHEFSGGQRQRICIARALALQPKCIICDESVSALDVSVQAQVLNLLNDLKQEFGITYLFITHDLSVARFMSDRLLVMRQGQIVESGLAADLYANPQHEYTQQLLAAIPKDEPSDIRAAVASRAEAGVA
- a CDS encoding aldo/keto reductase; its protein translation is MQYRKLGKTGFEVSEISLGTWQVGGKWGDPFSHETADAILNKAVDSGINFIDTADVYGDGQSEKAVGRLVRNRSERVYVATKCGRQLQPHVNEAYQPEAIRKFVEASLRNMQLETLDLIQLHCPPTEVYYRPEIFEVFDRLKEEGKILNLGVSVEKVEEGLKALTFSNVTTIQLIFNMFRQRPTELLFSEAKRHEVGLIVRVPLASGLLTGKFSPQTTFSPDDHRQFNRDGAAFDKGETFAGVDYETGLAAVEELKKVFPGQPNLAPIALRWVLMFDEVSCVIPGASKPSQLESNLNAAEIPALSGEQMDAVRSIYEQRIKPLVHNLW